In one Mycobacterium heckeshornense genomic region, the following are encoded:
- a CDS encoding NUDIX domain-containing protein, which yields MKPHRHSVALVIKNDRDELLLVKRPEDEEGPLAGVWGFPAITLKPNESETHAAHRIGPTKLGVEVDVGEKIGELSCDREAVILHLSDYAATIPEGHTPSVPQSDTTVTQYVDLKFTSDPTELFPAAQRGSVCTQIYLSSIGVDWIGDSR from the coding sequence ATGAAGCCGCATAGACATTCTGTTGCTTTGGTAATCAAGAACGACAGGGACGAATTACTTCTTGTCAAACGCCCCGAGGACGAGGAAGGTCCGCTGGCCGGAGTGTGGGGGTTTCCTGCAATAACGTTGAAACCCAACGAATCCGAGACCCACGCCGCTCATCGCATCGGGCCCACAAAGCTAGGTGTCGAAGTGGACGTCGGTGAGAAGATAGGCGAACTCAGCTGCGACCGCGAAGCCGTCATACTTCACTTAAGTGACTATGCAGCAACAATTCCAGAAGGTCATACCCCAAGCGTTCCGCAGAGCGATACCACCGTCACCCAGTATGTGGATCTTAAGTTCACCTCGGATCCCACCGAGCTGTTCCCGGCAGCTCAGCGAGGATCCGTCTGCACGCAAATCTATTTGAGCTCAATCGGAGTTGATTGGATTGGTGATAGCCGATGA
- a CDS encoding 1,4-beta-xylanase, which translates to MVLQASLLLAAGPALTRVPRAAAEQSRWPPDRVNRWYQAQGWLVGANYITSNAVNQLEMFQADTFDPRRIDTELGWAQMHGLNAVRVFLHDQLWAQDRRGFQRRLAQFVSIAARHRIKPLFVLFDSCWDPFPKPGRQRPPKPGVHNSGWVQSPGAERLDDLDYRRTLLEYVTGVLSQFRTDDRVLGWDLWNEPDNPARVYRKVERKDKQERVADLLSLAFGWARSVDPAQPLTSGVWTGEWGDRQRRSEIVNIQLENSDVVTFHCYGEPVAFEARIAELSPLGRPILCTEYLARTFGSTVDGVLPLAKRHNVGAINWGLVAGKTQTYFPWDSWDHPYTTTPKPWFQDLLQPDGRPYRATEVQTISTLSTR; encoded by the coding sequence ATGGTGCTCCAGGCATCCCTGCTGCTGGCGGCAGGCCCCGCGCTGACCCGGGTCCCGCGTGCCGCAGCAGAGCAAAGCCGCTGGCCGCCCGACCGCGTCAACCGCTGGTATCAGGCGCAAGGTTGGCTCGTCGGCGCCAACTACATCACGTCGAACGCCGTCAACCAGCTCGAGATGTTTCAGGCCGACACCTTCGACCCCCGGCGCATCGACACCGAACTCGGCTGGGCCCAGATGCACGGGCTCAACGCTGTGCGGGTCTTCCTGCACGATCAGCTCTGGGCCCAAGACCGGCGAGGCTTCCAACGCCGTCTTGCACAGTTTGTCAGCATTGCGGCGCGCCACCGCATTAAACCACTCTTCGTCTTGTTCGACTCCTGTTGGGATCCGTTCCCCAAACCCGGCCGGCAGCGGCCACCGAAGCCTGGAGTCCACAACTCCGGTTGGGTGCAAAGCCCGGGCGCCGAACGCCTCGATGACCTCGACTACCGCCGCACCCTGCTTGAGTATGTCACCGGAGTGTTGAGCCAATTCCGCACGGATGATCGCGTTTTGGGCTGGGATTTGTGGAACGAGCCTGACAACCCCGCGCGCGTGTATCGCAAGGTCGAGAGGAAGGACAAGCAGGAGCGGGTCGCCGACCTGTTGTCGTTGGCGTTCGGCTGGGCGCGTTCAGTTGATCCCGCTCAGCCCTTAACGAGTGGCGTGTGGACCGGTGAGTGGGGAGATCGCCAGCGCCGCAGTGAAATCGTGAACATACAACTGGAGAATTCGGACGTCGTCACCTTCCACTGCTATGGCGAACCAGTTGCCTTTGAGGCCCGAATAGCCGAACTGTCCCCGTTGGGGCGGCCGATCCTCTGCACCGAGTACCTTGCGCGGACTTTCGGCAGTACCGTTGACGGGGTGCTGCCACTTGCGAAGCGGCACAACGTCGGTGCGATCAATTGGGGCTTGGTCGCCGGGAAGACGCAGACCTACTTCCCATGGGACTCTTGGGATCATCCGTACACAACAACTCCGAAACCGTGGTTTCAAGACCTGCTCCAGCCCGACGGCCGACCCTACCGGGCCACCGAAGTGCAAACGATTAGCACGCTGAGCACGCGCTGA
- a CDS encoding D-2-hydroxyacid dehydrogenase family protein: MKVAILDDYQNVALSMADWSDVASRAEITVFGDHLADTDALVERLAPFDVVCVMRERTPLPRAVIERLPRLKMIASTGPFNASIDVVAAAERGIHVSTTGGYIESTVELTWALILAAARRIVDETLSVRAGGWQTSVGRQLGGAVLGVLGLGRVGTRVARVGAAFGMEVIAWSTNLTPKAAEQAGVAYVSRDELFSRSDVLTVHVVLSERTRGLVGAAELASMKPTAMLVNTSRGPIVDEQALIAALRSGTIAAAGLDVFDIEPLPPGHPLRSLDNVVATPHIGYVADRVYRTFYGEAATHIARWLAEHTESSG, translated from the coding sequence ATGAAGGTGGCGATCCTCGACGACTACCAAAACGTCGCGCTGAGCATGGCCGACTGGTCGGACGTTGCGTCCAGGGCCGAGATCACCGTCTTCGGTGACCATCTCGCCGATACAGACGCCCTCGTCGAACGGTTGGCGCCGTTCGACGTGGTATGCGTCATGCGGGAACGAACGCCGTTGCCCCGCGCAGTCATCGAGCGGTTGCCGCGGCTGAAGATGATCGCCTCGACTGGGCCGTTCAATGCCTCCATTGACGTGGTGGCCGCCGCGGAGCGCGGCATACACGTCAGCACCACTGGCGGCTACATTGAGTCCACGGTCGAACTGACCTGGGCGCTGATCCTGGCCGCCGCTCGGCGGATCGTCGACGAAACACTTTCGGTGCGCGCGGGCGGATGGCAGACCTCGGTTGGCCGCCAGCTCGGCGGCGCGGTGCTCGGCGTGCTCGGATTGGGCAGGGTCGGCACGCGGGTGGCGCGGGTCGGTGCGGCCTTCGGGATGGAGGTCATCGCGTGGAGCACCAACCTGACGCCGAAAGCCGCCGAACAGGCCGGGGTGGCGTACGTGTCCAGGGATGAGCTGTTTAGCCGGAGCGATGTGCTCACCGTCCACGTGGTGCTCAGCGAACGCACCCGCGGTCTGGTGGGCGCCGCAGAGCTGGCATCGATGAAGCCGACCGCGATGCTAGTCAACACGTCGCGGGGGCCGATCGTCGACGAGCAGGCCTTGATCGCCGCGTTGCGGTCGGGCACCATCGCCGCCGCGGGACTCGACGTGTTCGACATCGAGCCGCTGCCGCCCGGGCATCCGCTGCGTTCGCTGGACAACGTCGTCGCCACGCCGCACATCGGCTACGTCGCCGACCGGGTCTATCGCACCTTCTACGGGGAGGCCGCCACCCACATCGCGCGCTGGCTCGCCGAACACACCGAATCGAGCGGCTGA
- a CDS encoding N-acyl-D-amino-acid deacylase family protein produces MFDVKITGGTVVDGTGAERFDADVAVKDGKIVEVRRRGPADSPLAGEAAETIDATGKIVAPGFVDIHTHYDGQVSWDDLLEPSSTHGVTTVVAGNCGVGFAPVRPGREQWLIELMEGVEDIPGTALSEGISWGWESYPEYLDAIGQRRLAVDFGSQVAHGPIRAYAMGERGARNEPATPDDIVVMSRLVREAVEAGALGFSSSRTLAHRAMDGEPVPGTFAAEDELFALGHAMASGGGAVFELAPQGAAGEDIVAPKKEIDWMRRLGAEIDCALSFALIQVDADPDLWREQLDISAAAHEEGSRLHPQIAARPFGMLLGFPGHHAFTHRPTYRRLKAECSREELAARLADPAVRAAILSEEDLPPDPNVLFDGMFAFAQHAVDRLYPLGEPPDYEPTPDRTVAAIARERGEDPLATMYDLMLESDAGAMLLLPMYNYADGNHDAIREMLTHPAGVLGLSDGGAHCSMICDASYPTFLLTHWARDRRRGHKLPLEYVIRKQSHDTAQLFGLSDRGVIEVGKKADINVIDTDALTLHAPRMVFDLPAGGHRLVQGASGYTATIVSGVVTRRDGVDTGARPGRLVRGTR; encoded by the coding sequence GTGTTCGACGTCAAGATCACTGGCGGCACGGTCGTGGACGGAACCGGCGCCGAGCGGTTCGACGCCGATGTAGCGGTCAAAGACGGCAAGATCGTCGAGGTTCGTCGCCGCGGGCCGGCCGACTCGCCGCTGGCGGGTGAGGCCGCCGAGACGATCGACGCAACGGGCAAGATCGTCGCACCGGGATTCGTCGACATCCACACCCACTACGACGGACAGGTCAGCTGGGACGACCTACTCGAACCGTCCAGCACCCACGGTGTGACCACCGTGGTCGCCGGTAACTGCGGTGTCGGTTTCGCCCCGGTGCGGCCCGGACGTGAGCAGTGGCTCATCGAGCTGATGGAGGGCGTGGAAGACATTCCGGGAACCGCGCTCTCGGAAGGGATCAGCTGGGGGTGGGAGAGCTACCCGGAGTACCTCGACGCGATCGGCCAACGGCGGCTCGCTGTCGACTTCGGAAGCCAGGTCGCGCACGGGCCCATTCGCGCGTACGCGATGGGCGAGCGTGGCGCCCGCAACGAGCCCGCCACCCCGGACGACATCGTGGTGATGAGCCGGCTGGTGCGGGAGGCGGTGGAGGCCGGCGCACTGGGGTTTTCCTCGTCGCGCACGCTGGCGCACCGGGCCATGGACGGCGAACCCGTCCCGGGAACGTTCGCGGCCGAAGACGAGCTGTTCGCCCTGGGACATGCGATGGCCTCCGGTGGAGGGGCGGTCTTCGAGCTGGCGCCGCAAGGGGCCGCGGGCGAAGACATTGTGGCGCCGAAAAAGGAAATCGACTGGATGCGGCGGCTGGGCGCCGAGATCGACTGCGCGTTAAGTTTCGCGCTGATCCAAGTCGACGCCGACCCCGACCTGTGGCGCGAGCAACTCGACATCTCCGCCGCCGCCCACGAGGAAGGCAGTCGGCTGCATCCGCAGATCGCCGCGCGCCCGTTCGGGATGCTGCTCGGCTTCCCCGGCCACCACGCCTTCACCCATCGTCCGACCTATCGGCGGCTGAAGGCCGAGTGCAGCCGCGAAGAACTCGCCGCCCGGCTCGCCGACCCCGCGGTACGGGCGGCCATCCTGAGCGAGGAGGACCTGCCACCCGACCCGAATGTGCTGTTCGACGGCATGTTCGCCTTCGCCCAGCACGCGGTGGACCGGCTCTATCCCCTCGGTGAGCCACCCGACTACGAACCCACGCCCGACCGCACCGTCGCGGCGATCGCCCGGGAACGCGGCGAGGACCCGCTGGCCACGATGTACGACCTGATGCTGGAATCGGATGCCGGCGCGATGCTGCTGCTGCCGATGTACAACTACGCCGACGGAAACCACGACGCCATCCGTGAGATGCTGACCCATCCTGCTGGTGTCCTCGGGCTGTCCGACGGCGGCGCCCACTGCAGCATGATCTGCGACGCGTCCTATCCCACGTTCCTGCTGACCCATTGGGCGCGCGATCGCCGTCGGGGCCATAAGCTGCCGCTGGAATACGTCATCCGCAAGCAGTCTCACGACACCGCGCAGCTGTTCGGGCTCTCCGATCGCGGTGTCATCGAAGTGGGAAAGAAGGCCGACATCAACGTGATCGACACGGATGCGCTGACGCTGCATGCCCCGCGAATGGTCTTCGACCTGCCGGCCGGTGGTCACCGGCTCGTCCAAGGCGCCTCCGGCTACACTGCCACGATCGTCAGTGGCGTCGTGACCCGCCGCGACGGCGTCGACACCGGCGCGCGCCCCGGTCGGTTGGTGCGCGGAACACGTTGA
- a CDS encoding histidine phosphatase family protein — protein MLTKQFRNVAALLLSTVLLYMGSGEAWADESIVIDFVRHGQSVANADGLIDTGVPGTRLTQLGQQQARAVANVLARQGPFAGIFASELIRTQETAAPLTQLLRMNAQILPGLNEINAGIYNRLPEFSLAGLLYIVGPVAWALGLPFVPMLAPGSTDVNGVVFKKRFTNALQTIYSNALAHPVRAADGKITTVAFSSELDTEVGTLMNVKNPDPLLILIDPLPNTGIIVIEGNPREDWTLISWNGKPVAPTPAGARISPETTRLCQILLPTETGSCAAKPTSTPGGPRPPTGKRVSDRLPAAPHG, from the coding sequence TTGCTGACGAAGCAATTCCGCAACGTTGCCGCCCTGCTGCTTTCGACTGTTCTTCTGTATATGGGATCGGGGGAGGCCTGGGCGGACGAGTCGATCGTCATAGACTTCGTGCGGCACGGGCAGTCCGTAGCCAATGCGGACGGCTTGATCGACACAGGGGTGCCCGGAACTCGGCTCACTCAGCTTGGCCAGCAACAGGCCCGCGCCGTCGCCAACGTACTCGCGCGGCAAGGCCCTTTTGCCGGCATCTTTGCATCGGAGTTGATCAGGACGCAGGAGACCGCCGCGCCGTTGACTCAACTCTTGCGGATGAACGCGCAAATATTGCCTGGTCTCAACGAAATCAATGCGGGCATTTACAACCGCTTACCGGAATTCAGCCTCGCGGGGCTTCTGTACATAGTCGGCCCAGTCGCGTGGGCGCTCGGCCTACCCTTCGTGCCGATGCTGGCCCCAGGCTCCACCGACGTTAACGGGGTGGTGTTCAAAAAGCGCTTTACCAACGCACTTCAAACCATATATAGCAATGCCCTGGCTCATCCGGTACGGGCCGCGGACGGCAAGATCACCACCGTAGCATTCTCGAGCGAACTCGATACCGAAGTCGGGACGCTGATGAACGTCAAAAACCCCGATCCACTGCTCATCCTCATCGACCCACTGCCCAACACCGGCATTATCGTGATCGAAGGAAATCCCCGCGAGGACTGGACGCTTATCAGTTGGAACGGGAAACCTGTGGCGCCGACGCCAGCGGGCGCGAGGATAAGTCCCGAGACGACGCGCTTATGCCAAATACTTCTGCCGACCGAGACCGGATCATGTGCGGCCAAACCGACTTCCACGCCAGGTGGTCCGCGCCCACCGACGGGAAAGCGTGTCAGCGATCGGCTGCCTGCGGCGCCGCACGGATGA
- a CDS encoding GNAT family N-acetyltransferase, whose translation MTETEPILPRELTDVPDEVRNVPPPPLPHVPEPYALRLADPDADAEMIAEWMNRPHLVEAWEYPWPARKWHRYLSAQLAGSYSRPIIGSLAGQDAAYLELYRAAKDSVATRYEADPYDLGLHIAIADLTIVNKGIVRYLLPHFMASALSLEPRCRRMVFDPDHRNTMARRACERGGCVFLGEHDMSNRRMALYVLPRTPGDVPRLREH comes from the coding sequence ATGACCGAAACCGAACCGATCCTGCCGCGGGAATTGACCGATGTTCCCGACGAGGTTCGAAACGTACCGCCACCACCGTTGCCGCACGTGCCGGAACCGTATGCACTGCGCCTGGCCGACCCCGACGCCGATGCGGAGATGATCGCCGAGTGGATGAACCGGCCACATTTGGTCGAGGCGTGGGAATACCCGTGGCCGGCCCGCAAATGGCATCGCTACCTCAGCGCCCAGCTTGCGGGCAGCTACTCGCGGCCAATCATCGGCAGTCTGGCTGGACAAGACGCCGCCTATCTCGAATTGTACCGGGCTGCAAAGGATTCCGTAGCTACCCGGTACGAGGCCGACCCGTACGACCTCGGTTTGCACATCGCCATCGCCGATCTGACGATCGTGAACAAGGGTATCGTCCGATACCTGTTGCCGCACTTCATGGCCAGCGCGCTTAGCCTCGAACCCAGGTGTCGTCGGATGGTGTTCGACCCTGATCATCGCAACACGATGGCCCGCCGGGCCTGTGAACGCGGTGGGTGTGTGTTTCTCGGAGAGCACGACATGTCCAATCGCCGCATGGCGCTGTATGTTTTGCCGCGCACCCCTGGTGACGTGCCCAGGCTGCGCGAGCACTAG
- the pgm gene encoding phosphoglucomutase (alpha-D-glucose-1,6-bisphosphate-dependent), whose translation MVAHPRAGQPAQPEDLVDLPHLVTAYYTVEPDPDDVAQQVVFGTSGHRGSALEGAFNEAHILAITQAIVEYRAAQGTTGPLFIGRDTHALSEPAWVSALEVLAANDVVAMIDSADRYTPTPAISHAILSYNRGRADGLADGIVVTPSHNPPADGGFKYNPPTGGPADSDATNTIAKRANEILRDGLADVKRMTLTRALRTAWRHDYLDAYVDDLPNVVDIRAIRDAGVRIGADPLGGASVDYWAVIAERHNLDLTVVNPLVDATFRFMTLDTDGKIRMDCSSADAMASLIANRDLYQVAIGNDADADRHGIVTPDAGLVNPNHYLAVAIDYLYSRRPSWSAGLAVGKTVVSSSIIDRVVAGMGRMLVEVPVGFKWFVAPLLAGAIGFGGEESAGASFLRRDGSVWTTDKDGIVMALLAAEMLAVTGSTPSQRYRELAAEYGEPSYARVDAPADREQKARLARLSAEQVSATELAGEPITAKLTAAPGNGAPLGGLKVTTANAWFAARPSGTEDVYKIYAESFRGPEHLAEVQRAAQEVVDKVIG comes from the coding sequence ATGGTGGCCCATCCGCGTGCCGGCCAGCCGGCCCAACCCGAGGACCTCGTCGACTTGCCGCACCTGGTGACGGCTTACTACACCGTTGAACCGGACCCCGACGACGTTGCTCAACAGGTGGTGTTCGGGACCTCAGGACACCGCGGTTCAGCGCTGGAGGGCGCATTCAACGAGGCTCACATCTTGGCCATCACCCAGGCCATCGTCGAATACCGCGCCGCGCAGGGCACGACCGGGCCGTTGTTTATCGGCCGCGACACGCATGCCCTGTCCGAGCCGGCATGGGTGTCGGCGCTGGAAGTGCTCGCCGCCAACGACGTGGTCGCCATGATCGACTCGGCAGACCGGTACACGCCGACACCGGCGATCAGCCACGCCATCCTCAGCTACAACCGCGGCCGCGCCGACGGGCTGGCCGACGGCATCGTCGTGACACCGTCGCACAACCCTCCGGCCGACGGGGGGTTCAAGTACAACCCGCCCACCGGTGGGCCGGCCGATAGCGATGCGACCAATACAATTGCCAAGCGCGCCAACGAGATTCTGCGCGATGGCCTGGCTGACGTAAAACGGATGACGTTGACGCGCGCGCTGCGCACCGCGTGGCGGCATGACTACCTCGACGCCTATGTCGACGACTTGCCGAACGTGGTCGATATCCGTGCGATCCGCGATGCCGGGGTGCGGATCGGCGCCGACCCGCTCGGCGGAGCCAGTGTGGACTACTGGGCTGTGATCGCCGAGCGGCACAATCTGGATCTGACCGTGGTTAATCCGCTGGTGGATGCGACATTTCGGTTCATGACGTTAGACACCGATGGCAAGATCCGGATGGATTGCAGCTCGGCCGACGCGATGGCCTCCCTGATCGCCAACCGGGACTTGTACCAGGTGGCCATCGGCAACGACGCCGACGCCGACCGACACGGCATCGTCACGCCCGACGCGGGGCTGGTGAACCCGAATCACTATCTGGCCGTTGCCATTGACTACCTCTACAGCCGTCGGCCTTCCTGGTCGGCCGGCCTCGCGGTCGGCAAGACCGTGGTCAGCTCGTCGATCATCGACCGCGTTGTCGCCGGCATGGGCCGCATGCTGGTCGAGGTGCCGGTGGGGTTCAAATGGTTCGTCGCACCGTTGCTTGCGGGTGCCATCGGTTTCGGCGGCGAGGAGTCGGCGGGCGCGTCGTTCTTGCGCCGCGACGGCTCGGTGTGGACCACCGACAAGGACGGCATCGTCATGGCGTTGCTGGCCGCCGAGATGTTGGCCGTCACCGGGTCGACGCCGTCGCAGCGGTACCGCGAGTTGGCCGCCGAATACGGTGAGCCGAGCTATGCCCGCGTCGACGCGCCCGCCGACCGTGAGCAGAAGGCCCGGCTCGCCAGGCTCTCGGCCGAACAGGTCAGTGCCACCGAGCTGGCCGGCGAGCCGATCACCGCGAAGCTGACCGCCGCCCCGGGCAACGGGGCACCGCTGGGCGGGCTGAAGGTGACGACGGCCAACGCCTGGTTTGCCGCACGACCCTCGGGCACCGAGGACGTCTACAAGATCTACGCCGAGTCCTTCCGGGGACCCGAGCATCTGGCCGAGGTCCAACGGGCGGCGCAGGAGGTGGTCGATAAAGTCATTGGCTGA
- a CDS encoding TetR/AcrR family transcriptional regulator — MTAKDEAVSAELILNTAARLIEQDGVEAFTMRRLAQELKVAVTSIYWHVGGKDKLFDSLVDRLLRQMANLPVQGDTAVERIASLARSQRTALIERQHLLRIAHERDRTPRLFLPIQQMLAMQLAELGITGSEAALVLRAVQVHVISSALLQFSAVRGAKHDEEDPSLWADDWPDQTLVRALQSPTDYDAVFEYGLAALLAPLRTIRN, encoded by the coding sequence TTGACAGCCAAGGACGAAGCCGTCAGCGCCGAGCTGATCCTGAACACCGCGGCCCGGCTGATCGAACAAGACGGCGTTGAGGCGTTCACCATGCGCCGCCTTGCCCAGGAACTCAAAGTCGCGGTCACCTCGATCTACTGGCACGTCGGCGGCAAAGACAAACTCTTCGACAGTCTCGTCGACCGGTTGCTCCGTCAGATGGCCAATCTGCCCGTGCAAGGCGACACTGCCGTCGAACGCATTGCGTCACTTGCCCGCTCGCAGCGCACGGCGTTGATCGAGCGACAGCATCTTCTGCGCATCGCACATGAACGAGACCGCACGCCGAGGTTGTTCCTGCCGATTCAGCAGATGCTGGCAATGCAGCTGGCAGAACTCGGTATCACGGGCAGCGAAGCCGCACTCGTCCTGCGAGCGGTGCAGGTACACGTCATTTCGTCGGCGCTGCTGCAGTTCTCGGCAGTCCGCGGGGCCAAACATGATGAGGAGGACCCGTCACTGTGGGCCGACGACTGGCCCGACCAAACGCTCGTCAGGGCACTGCAATCCCCGACCGACTATGACGCCGTGTTCGAATACGGGCTCGCTGCGCTGCTGGCGCCTTTGCGGACGATCCGCAACTGA
- a CDS encoding DUF488 domain-containing protein, protein MAKSRIRVARVYDEPVPEDGQRILVDRVWPRGFRKDDPRVGIWLKDVAPSDELRRWYSHQPQRFDEFASRYEKELRGSEALAELRKLTNRGTVTLVTATRDVEGSQAAVLAKLLRRR, encoded by the coding sequence ATGGCCAAGAGCCGAATCCGGGTAGCGCGGGTCTACGACGAGCCGGTCCCCGAGGACGGCCAACGCATCTTGGTCGACCGGGTGTGGCCGCGAGGGTTCCGCAAAGACGACCCGCGGGTGGGCATCTGGCTCAAGGATGTCGCGCCATCGGACGAGCTGCGCCGCTGGTACAGCCACCAGCCGCAGCGTTTCGACGAGTTCGCTTCGCGCTACGAGAAAGAACTGCGGGGCAGCGAGGCGCTCGCGGAATTGCGCAAGCTGACCAATCGCGGGACCGTGACGTTGGTAACCGCAACCCGGGACGTGGAGGGCAGTCAGGCGGCGGTGCTGGCGAAGCTGCTTCGACGCCGTTGA
- a CDS encoding HpcH/HpaI aldolase/citrate lyase family protein, with protein sequence MSEQTETTAAGPAGAGSRIDPVLARSWLLVNGVHDDRFEDAARSSADIVVLDIEDAVAPKDKAAARDNVVRWLGAGNSDWVRVNGFGTPWWADDLAMLAGTCVGGVMLAMVESVDHVTETAKRLPDVPIVALVETARGLERITEIAAAKGTFRLAFGIGDFRRDTGFGEDTATLAYARSRFTIAAKAANLPSAIDGPTIGSNPLKLIEATAVSAEFGMTGKICLTPDQCPVVNEGLSPSQDEIAWAKEFLAEFERDGGEIRNGSDLPRFARATKILDLARAYGIKVSHFDDEPVHMPAPSDTYHY encoded by the coding sequence ATGTCCGAACAGACCGAGACCACCGCGGCCGGTCCCGCCGGCGCTGGCTCGCGCATCGACCCGGTTCTGGCCAGGAGTTGGCTACTCGTCAACGGGGTGCATGACGACCGGTTTGAGGATGCTGCCCGCTCAAGCGCCGACATCGTCGTGCTTGACATCGAGGATGCGGTCGCACCGAAGGACAAGGCCGCCGCCCGCGACAATGTCGTGCGCTGGCTCGGCGCCGGAAACAGCGACTGGGTTCGCGTCAACGGCTTCGGCACCCCGTGGTGGGCGGACGATCTGGCCATGCTTGCCGGCACCTGTGTCGGCGGGGTGATGCTGGCGATGGTCGAATCGGTCGACCACGTCACCGAGACGGCGAAACGATTGCCCGACGTGCCAATTGTGGCGTTGGTCGAGACGGCCAGGGGCCTGGAACGCATCACCGAGATCGCCGCGGCCAAGGGCACTTTCAGGCTCGCCTTCGGTATCGGCGATTTCCGGCGTGACACCGGGTTTGGAGAAGACACCGCCACCCTGGCTTACGCGCGGTCACGCTTCACGATCGCCGCCAAGGCGGCCAACCTGCCCAGCGCGATCGACGGGCCGACCATCGGGTCGAATCCACTGAAGCTCATCGAAGCCACGGCTGTCTCAGCGGAATTCGGAATGACCGGCAAGATCTGCCTTACGCCGGACCAATGTCCAGTGGTGAATGAGGGGCTATCGCCGTCACAGGATGAAATTGCCTGGGCGAAAGAGTTTCTCGCTGAATTCGAACGCGACGGGGGAGAGATCCGCAACGGATCTGACCTTCCACGGTTCGCGAGGGCCACCAAGATTCTCGATCTGGCTCGTGCCTACGGCATCAAGGTTTCTCACTTCGACGACGAACCGGTGCACATGCCCGCACCATCGGACACCTACCACTACTGA
- a CDS encoding Type 1 glutamine amidotransferase-like domain-containing protein, with protein MALQPLYLLADSQLLFWERQDRLLLEAAITGLADDTPLTAAYIGASNGDRPEFYGIFEAAVEAVGIADRRMIHSSFGPLDRAFLERAQLIVLAGGDVRLGWKTFEKTGMKDVILDRYAQGAVLVGVSAGAVQLGRYGIVETTESGAIQLLDVFNLVPVVIDAHDERAEWARLSRAIHQLGGAATGIGIPSGGGVVVHPDTTIEPLRRAVHEFRFDGTQVTHSLLCADGDN; from the coding sequence ATGGCACTCCAACCGCTCTATCTGCTGGCGGACAGTCAGCTGCTGTTCTGGGAACGGCAGGACCGCCTGCTGCTGGAGGCGGCCATCACCGGCTTGGCCGACGACACACCTCTGACCGCGGCCTACATCGGCGCCTCCAATGGCGATCGTCCCGAGTTTTACGGGATCTTCGAGGCAGCCGTGGAGGCGGTCGGCATAGCCGACCGTCGCATGATCCATTCGTCGTTCGGCCCGCTCGACCGCGCCTTTCTCGAGCGTGCCCAGTTGATTGTGCTCGCGGGCGGCGATGTGCGCCTGGGCTGGAAGACGTTCGAGAAGACCGGCATGAAGGACGTGATCTTGGACCGATACGCCCAAGGCGCGGTCTTGGTGGGTGTGTCAGCCGGCGCGGTCCAGCTCGGCCGCTATGGAATCGTCGAGACAACGGAATCCGGCGCCATCCAGCTGCTCGATGTGTTCAATCTCGTGCCAGTGGTCATCGATGCGCACGACGAGCGAGCCGAGTGGGCGCGGCTGTCACGCGCGATTCATCAGCTGGGGGGCGCGGCCACCGGCATCGGGATCCCGTCCGGTGGCGGAGTCGTCGTCCACCCGGATACCACCATCGAGCCTCTGCGGCGCGCAGTACATGAATTCCGGTTCGACGGCACCCAGGTGACGCACTCGCTGTTGTGCGCCGACGGCGACAACTGA